In a single window of the Gossypium hirsutum isolate 1008001.06 chromosome A13, Gossypium_hirsutum_v2.1, whole genome shotgun sequence genome:
- the LOC107918635 gene encoding uncharacterized protein — MGKNKPSLDACSLQPSADSNNVYTLVTNTKSRESHRLPVPDDSILSMLAIFIDESTRDGPEPEDAHSVLYFKASDLLDGHGHGHGVSLDDQSDEITSRLATSIDHSDVASPTTLKEIPQLSHDDSILSMLDIFTEDSTMMIVGEKREDGPLLVSLGDEKDDEIFSLLQNFI; from the coding sequence ATGGGGAAAAACAAGCCATCCTTGGATGCCTGCTCCCTTCAACCGTCTGCCGACTCAAACAATGTCTACACTTTAGTCACCAACACCAAATCCAGGGAGAGTCATCGACTTCCAGTTCCAGATGACAGTATTCTATCCATGCTCGCCATTTTCATCGATGAAAGCACGAGAGATGGTCCGGAACCGGAAGATGCGCACTCTGTATTGTATTTTAAAGCTTCTGATTTGTTGGATGGTCATGGTCATGGTCATGGGGTTTCTCTTGATGATCAAAGTGACGAGATTACATCAAGATTGGCAACCTCCATAGATCACTCCGACGTTGCCTCTCCTACTACATTAAAGGAGATTCCCCAGCTTTCACACGATGACAGCATCTTGTCTATGCTCGATATTTTCACAGAAGATAGCACGATGATGATAGTCGGTGAGAAAAGGGAAGATGGCCCTCTGCTGGTTTCACTTggtgatgaaaaagatgatgaaa